Proteins from a single region of Callithrix jacchus isolate 240 chromosome 12, calJac240_pri, whole genome shotgun sequence:
- the SMIM22 gene encoding small integral membrane protein 22 isoform X1 produces the protein MQPLGARAGGTVDAEMAVSTEEVEATVQEVLGRLKSHQLFQSTWDTASFIIFLTFVGTVLLLLLLVVAHCCCCSCCGSPRPYRESPRKVSPWKEKPKGVDNLALEP, from the exons ATGCAGCCTCTGGGGGCCAGGGCAGGTGGCACTGTGGACGCCGAGATGGCTGTGTCCACAGaggaggtggaggccacagtTCAGGAAGTCCTGGGGAGACTGAAGAGCCACCAGCTGTTCCAATCCACATGGGACACTGCTTCCTTTATCATCTTCCTCACCTTCGTGG GCACcgtgctgcttctgctgctgctggtcgttgcccactgctgctgctgcagctgctgcggCTCCCCCAGGCCCTACAGGGAAAGCCCCAGGAAGGTGAGCCCCTGGAAG GAAAAACCCAAGGGAGTGGATAATTTGGCCCTGGAACCCTGA
- the SMIM22 gene encoding small integral membrane protein 22 isoform X2, translated as MQPLGARAGGTVDAEMAVSTEEVEATVQEVLGRLKSHQLFQSTWDTASFIIFLTFVGTVLLLLLLVVAHCCCCSCCGSPRPYRESPRKEKPKGVDNLALEP; from the exons ATGCAGCCTCTGGGGGCCAGGGCAGGTGGCACTGTGGACGCCGAGATGGCTGTGTCCACAGaggaggtggaggccacagtTCAGGAAGTCCTGGGGAGACTGAAGAGCCACCAGCTGTTCCAATCCACATGGGACACTGCTTCCTTTATCATCTTCCTCACCTTCGTGG GCACcgtgctgcttctgctgctgctggtcgttgcccactgctgctgctgcagctgctgcggCTCCCCCAGGCCCTACAGGGAAAGCCCCAGGAAG GAAAAACCCAAGGGAGTGGATAATTTGGCCCTGGAACCCTGA
- the SMIM22 gene encoding small integral membrane protein 22 isoform X3 — translation MAVSTEEVEATVQEVLGRLKSHQLFQSTWDTASFIIFLTFVGTVLLLLLLVVAHCCCCSCCGSPRPYRESPRKVSPWKEKPKGVDNLALEP, via the exons ATGGCTGTGTCCACAGaggaggtggaggccacagtTCAGGAAGTCCTGGGGAGACTGAAGAGCCACCAGCTGTTCCAATCCACATGGGACACTGCTTCCTTTATCATCTTCCTCACCTTCGTGG GCACcgtgctgcttctgctgctgctggtcgttgcccactgctgctgctgcagctgctgcggCTCCCCCAGGCCCTACAGGGAAAGCCCCAGGAAGGTGAGCCCCTGGAAG GAAAAACCCAAGGGAGTGGATAATTTGGCCCTGGAACCCTGA
- the ROGDI gene encoding protein rogdi homolog: protein MATIMAATAAERAVLEEEFRWLLHDEVHAVLRQLQDILKEASLRFTLPGSGAEGPTKQENFILGSCGTDQVKGVLTLQGDALSQADVNLKMPRNNQLLHFAFREDKQWKLQQIQDARNHVSQAIYLLTSRDESYQFKTGAEVLKLMDAVMLQLTRARNRLTTPATLTLPEIAASGLTRMFAPALPSDLLVNVYINLNKLCLTVYQLHALQPNSTKNFRPAGGAVLHSPGAMFEWGSQRLEVSHVHKVECVVPWLNDALVYFTVSLQLCQQLKDKVSVFSSYWSYRPF, encoded by the exons ATGGCCACAATAATGGCAGCGACGGCGGCGGAGCGGGCGGTGCTG GAGGAGGAGTTCCGCTGGCTGCTGCATGACGAGGTGCACGCGGTGCTGAGGCAGCTGCAGGACATCCTCAAG GAGGCCTCTCTTCGCTTCACTCTGCCGGGCTCAGGCGCCGAAGGGCCCACCAAGCAAGAGAACTTCATCCTAGGCAGCTGTGG CACAGACCAGGTGAAAGGCGTGCTGACTCTGCAGGGGGATGCCCTCAGCCAGGCG GACGTGAACCTTAAGATGCCCCGGAACAACCAGCTGCTGCACTTCGCCTTCCGGGAGGACAAGCAGTGGAAGCTGCAGCAG ATCCAGGATGCTAGGAACCATGTGAGCCAAGCCATTTACCTGCTCACCAGCCGGGATGAGAGCTACCAGTTCAAGACGGGCGCTGAGGTCCTCAAG CTGATGGACGCCGTGATGCTGCAGCTGACCAGAGCCCGAAACCGTCTCACCACCCCCGCCACCCTCACTCTGCCCGAGATCGCCGCCAGCGGCCTCACG CGGATGTtcgcccctgccctgccctccgaCCTGCTGGTCAACGTCTACATCAACCTCAACAAGCTCTGCCTCACGGTGTACCAGCTGCACGCCCTGCAGCCCAACTCCACCAAG AATTTCCGCCCGGCTGGAGGCGCAGTGCTGCACAGCCCAGGGGCCATGTT TGAGTGGGGCTCTCAGCGCCTGGAGGTGAGCCACGTGCACAAGGTGGAGTGTGTGGTCCCCTGGCTCAACGACGCCCTGGTCTACTTCACCGTCTCCCTACAGCTCTGCCAGCAGCTCAAAGACAAG GTCTCTGTGTTCTCCAGCTACTGGAGCTACAGACCCTTCTGA